One part of the Microbacterium aurugineum genome encodes these proteins:
- a CDS encoding Lrp/AsnC family transcriptional regulator, producing MAKAQLDETDLELLAVLTRDAEITNKALAHRLRLAESTCAHRVRSLRERGVIRDTRIRVDGAALGFPLQAIIKVRLANHTGDKVTALFDALAGVPRVLQVFHVAGVDDFLVHVAVEDATALRDIVLEHITVHPVVRGTETQLVFELRDGPGPLPR from the coding sequence TTGGCGAAAGCACAACTCGATGAGACCGACCTCGAACTGCTCGCGGTCCTCACCCGCGACGCCGAGATCACGAACAAAGCCCTGGCGCACCGCCTGCGTCTCGCCGAGTCGACGTGCGCGCATCGCGTGCGTTCCCTGCGCGAGCGCGGGGTGATCCGCGACACCCGCATCCGTGTGGATGGCGCGGCCCTGGGCTTCCCGCTGCAGGCGATCATCAAGGTGCGGCTCGCGAATCACACGGGCGACAAGGTGACGGCGTTGTTCGATGCTCTCGCCGGCGTCCCGCGTGTGCTGCAGGTGTTCCACGTCGCCGGCGTCGACGACTTCCTCGTGCATGTGGCCGTGGAGGACGCGACGGCGCTCCGCGACATCGTCCTCGAGCACATCACCGTCCATCCCGTCGTGCGCGGCACCGAGACCCAGCTCGTCTTCGAACTGCGCGACGGCCCCGGCCCCCTCCCCCGCTGA